A stretch of the Pseudorasbora parva isolate DD20220531a chromosome 13, ASM2467924v1, whole genome shotgun sequence genome encodes the following:
- the LOC137038031 gene encoding zona pellucida sperm-binding protein 3-like, translating to MEVLKGVLVVAVIVAFDLPDAWGSLSYSQSPRSMGPKSDPASRGPALSPPGLWNPLKVAQSPLGSASRGLAQDPFGLQEKQLLQGPVKPLDWKYPVVPEVQSELAVNFQLRQPVTPSSVAVQCGENRVLVEVQQDLFSNGHLIQPTGLSLGGCPVVGQDSQSKVLIFEYELQDCNSVQMMTEDELVYTFSLTYTPEALASTAITRTEGAVVGVQCHYQRLQNVSSNALRPTWVPYASTEIGEEALVFSLKLMMDDWSNQRPSYLYFLGGVINIEASVKQYNHVPLRVFVDSCVATQVPDVNSLPRYSFIENHGCFVDAKATASSSRFMPRSQADKVQIQLEAFMFQESSSPSIYITCVVKATIASAPSDAQHKSCSFTNGWFAADGNDQVCGCCDSTCGPDGGIAAAPYGGVQWEGKATLGPVVVQGQKKVPQ from the exons ATGGAGGTTCTAAAAGGTGTCTTAGTGGTGGCTGTGATTGTTGCATTTGATCTGCCTGATGCATGGGGAAGTTTGAGCTACAGTCAAAGTCCAAGAAGCATGGGGCCAAAATCAGATCCAGCTTCCAGAGGTCCTGCCCTTTCTCCTCCAGGGCTCTGGAACCCTTTGAAAGTTGCTCAGAGTCCTTTGGGTTCTGCCTCCAGAGGCCTTGCACAGGACCCTTTTGGCCTTCAGGAGAAGCAGCTGTTGCAGGGTCCAGTGAAGCCTTTGGATTGGAAGTATCCTGTCGTTCCCGAGGTGCAGAGTGAGTTGGCGGTGAACTTCCAGTTGAGGCAACCCGTGACTCCCAGCAGCGTAGCGGTTCAATGTGGAGAGAACCGGGTCCTTGTAGAGGTCCAGCAGGACTTGTTTAGCAATGGTCATTTGATCCAGCCAACTGGTCTGTCTTTAGGTGGATGTCCTGTTGTTGGTCAGGACTCTCAGTCTAAGGTGCTCATCTTTGAGTATGAGTTACAGGACTGCAACAGTGTGCAGATG ATGACTGAGGATGAGCTTGTCTACACCTTTTCTCTTACCTACACCCCTGAGGCTCTTGCAAGTACTGCGATTACCCGGACTGAGGGTGCAGTTGTTGGTGTTCAGTGCCACTATCAAAG GCTTCAAAATGTAAGCAGTAATGCCTTGAGGCCAACATGGGTCCCTTATGCCTCAACGGAGATTGGTGAAGAAGCCTTGGTGTTCTCCCTGAAGCTCATGATGG ATGATTGGTCCAATCAGAGGCCTTCATACCTTTATTTCCTGGGTGGCGTTATTAACATTGAGGCATCTGTGAAGCAGTACAATCATGTGCCTCtgcgtgtgtttgtggacaGCTGTGTGGCCACTCAAGTGCCTGACGTGAACTCCCTTCCGAGATATTCCTTCATTGAGAATCATGG GTGCTTTGTGGATGCCAAGGCTACAGCTTCCAGCTCCCGCTTCATGCCTCGGTCCCAGGCTGACAAGGTCCAGATCCAGCTGGAGGCATTCATGTTCCAGGAGAGCTCCAGTCCTTCT ATCTACATAACGTGTGTTGTGAAGGCAACTATTGCTTCTGCACCCAGTGACGCTCAGCACAAATCCTGTTCTTTCACCAATGG GTGGTTTGCTGCTGATGGAAATGACCAAGTTTGTGGTTGCTGTGACTCAACATGTGGTCCTGATGGTGGAATTGCTGCTGCTCCCTATGGAG GTGTTCAGTGGGAAGGCAAGGCCACACTTGGTCCTGTGGTGGTTCAAGGGCAAAAGAAAGTTCCTCAATAA